Proteins from a genomic interval of Candidatus Nanosynbacter sp. HMT-352:
- a CDS encoding lytic murein transglycosylase, with protein sequence MKKSIIFSMIAILLLSQNTSALTEADYPAQNIRLYSSKSSACTEAAGSVSAELSKNIPSDWGKIFSAAAEKHGVNPNFLAALYLTEQGNTWKPLNSQWASSPVGASGPMQFMPGTWSGHAEDGDGDGKADIMNPYDAVFSAAHLVKSLSTDKNTPLGDIGSPWKREPMTILYAAGAYNWGGGNIQNHTSDSSPLTDAPTETQNYLKNIYELFNSDFTKSGHPNYKDPAPSGEGGSENSSANVSNCANSGGVHAGSIVETAKGMINKDNPGTPSQAYIDARAKYNPEAGGDMNDCGKYVSTVMRASGADPDYPPAGTSIQRDYVMNSSKYTIINTKSPSDLQPGDILVYSGSGSYGHTMIYIGDQGDGNVAVEASLGDHPPRYANIGRVQTQLGYSTNVVARLNK encoded by the coding sequence ATGAAAAAGTCTATTATATTTTCTATGATCGCAATATTATTGCTATCGCAAAACACCTCAGCTCTAACGGAGGCTGATTATCCTGCTCAAAATATACGATTATACAGTTCAAAAAGTTCTGCCTGTACCGAAGCAGCAGGATCTGTGTCAGCCGAATTATCTAAAAATATCCCATCGGACTGGGGGAAAATTTTTTCCGCAGCAGCAGAAAAGCACGGCGTTAATCCTAACTTTCTAGCAGCATTATACTTAACAGAACAGGGAAACACTTGGAAACCACTAAACTCTCAATGGGCATCTTCACCGGTTGGCGCTAGTGGTCCTATGCAATTTATGCCGGGAACGTGGAGTGGTCACGCCGAAGACGGAGACGGGGATGGTAAGGCTGACATTATGAACCCTTATGATGCTGTTTTTTCTGCCGCACACCTAGTTAAGTCTCTGAGTACTGATAAAAATACTCCATTAGGCGACATTGGTAGTCCATGGAAGCGGGAGCCTATGACAATTCTATATGCAGCGGGTGCTTACAACTGGGGTGGCGGCAATATTCAAAATCACACATCAGATTCTAGTCCTTTAACTGATGCTCCAACGGAAACTCAAAACTATCTTAAAAATATCTACGAACTATTTAACAGCGACTTTACAAAATCAGGTCACCCAAACTACAAAGATCCGGCACCTTCAGGAGAAGGTGGTAGCGAAAATAGCTCAGCTAATGTGTCAAATTGCGCAAATAGTGGCGGCGTTCATGCCGGAAGTATAGTAGAAACGGCAAAAGGAATGATAAATAAAGACAACCCCGGCACACCCTCACAGGCATATATAGATGCTCGTGCTAAATACAACCCTGAAGCCGGTGGAGATATGAATGACTGTGGAAAGTATGTATCTACTGTTATGCGTGCCAGTGGAGCTGACCCAGACTACCCGCCAGCAGGCACCAGCATCCAAAGAGATTATGTAATGAATTCATCAAAATATACTATCATAAATACTAAATCTCCTAGTGATCTTCAGCCTGGCGATATATTAGTCTACAGCGGTTCGGGATCTTACGGGCACACAATGATATATATCGGAGATCAGGGTGACGGTAATGTCGCAGTAGAGGCATCTCTTGGAGATCATCCTCCTAGATACGCAAATATTGGTCGCGTACAGACTCAATTGGGATATTCAACTAACGTAGTAGCGAGGTTAAATAAATAA
- the dnaN gene encoding DNA polymerase III subunit beta yields the protein MKVSVTQEKLAKALNLIKDIASSRNELPILNNILLRTDGGRLLIAGTNLEIASTQYIGAKIEDHGSITIPARLVSEFITNLPSGPVELETKNEHLHITSGKFSSVINGVVADEYPELPTIDEKTAMQYEIDVEDLKKAIVQTKLAVSSDVTRAVLTGVYWHNYEGSLYLAATDGYRLAEKRLIKSDNEVSAIIPASTLAEVSKSVGDEKKITVLFDDSQVCFKTGDMEIVSRLIDGKFPDYRQLIPATAETEIVIKKSDFSRVTKIAALFARESGGGITITASEENSLLSIHSIASELGENTSEATAKISADGQVTLNSRYLTEVLNIIDADEIVFSFNGKLSPCVIREQVKNPDYTHIIMPLKS from the coding sequence ATGAAAGTATCAGTCACCCAAGAAAAACTTGCAAAAGCACTTAATCTAATCAAAGATATCGCATCAAGTCGTAATGAACTGCCGATATTGAATAATATTTTACTTCGTACTGACGGAGGAAGATTATTGATTGCTGGAACGAATTTGGAAATTGCTTCCACTCAATACATTGGCGCGAAAATTGAAGATCATGGATCTATTACAATCCCTGCCCGATTGGTATCAGAATTCATTACAAACCTACCAAGCGGCCCGGTGGAACTTGAAACTAAAAACGAACATTTGCATATAACTTCAGGAAAATTCTCATCAGTTATCAATGGCGTAGTGGCTGATGAATATCCTGAGCTGCCAACTATTGATGAAAAGACCGCTATGCAATATGAAATTGACGTTGAGGATCTTAAGAAAGCCATAGTCCAAACGAAGTTGGCTGTCAGCTCTGACGTTACGCGAGCAGTTCTTACGGGAGTTTATTGGCACAATTACGAAGGGTCGCTATACTTGGCTGCTACTGATGGCTACAGGCTGGCAGAAAAGCGCCTAATAAAGTCAGACAATGAAGTGTCGGCTATTATTCCCGCCTCTACTCTGGCGGAAGTCAGTAAGAGTGTCGGCGATGAGAAGAAAATTACGGTTCTTTTTGACGATTCTCAAGTTTGTTTTAAGACGGGAGATATGGAAATTGTCAGTCGATTGATCGACGGGAAATTCCCTGATTATCGCCAATTGATTCCAGCGACTGCTGAAACTGAGATTGTCATTAAGAAGTCTGATTTTAGTCGAGTTACGAAAATTGCGGCGTTATTCGCGCGTGAATCTGGCGGTGGAATTACAATTACTGCATCAGAGGAAAATTCCCTGCTTTCTATTCATTCGATTGCGTCTGAACTTGGCGAGAACACCTCAGAGGCAACAGCCAAAATATCCGCAGATGGTCAAGTAACGCTTAATTCACGCTACCTAACTGAGGTTTTGAATATTATTGACGCGGATGAAATCGTATTTTCGTTTAATGGCAAATTGTCGCCGTGTGTAATTCGCGAGCAAGTAAAAAATCCTGATTATACACACATTATTATGCCGCTTAAGAGCTAA
- the dnaA gene encoding chromosomal replication initiator protein DnaA, whose protein sequence is MDSHAVWQGVLGEIEVTVSSSSFTAWFKNTKLEIISDKEVLIIAPNIFARTQLEKRFHPQILEALAHNGINAPSISYNVESSNKKPRVNREVDKSGQQEPAKPLILPSKKSHSSNLNPRYTFDNFIVGSSNDLAYAACQAVAAHPGEKYNPLYLYGGSGLGKTHLMQAVGNEIVKKQPSARVLYITTETFVNEFLDSIRFKKKGFSDKYRNVDVLIVDDMQFIAGKEKTQDEFFHTFNDLHQNNKQIIISSDKPPKSIPTLTDRLRSRFEWGMAIDIQMPDYETRCAIVKAKAELSNTELDSDVVEYLATNFKTNIRELEGALNRLLAYAEMQNFTPDLAAAEGILGDIKRNRPQHITAKQIIDKTARYYNIDVKDMCSSRRDKFIAMPRQIAMFLLRSELKMSFPKIAQELGRKDHTTAMHSIEKITKESLTNVSIREQINDIKDKLYVH, encoded by the coding sequence GTGGATAGTCATGCGGTCTGGCAGGGTGTTTTAGGTGAGATTGAAGTAACTGTATCGTCTTCGTCATTTACTGCGTGGTTCAAAAATACCAAATTGGAAATAATCTCCGACAAAGAAGTTCTTATAATTGCGCCGAATATTTTTGCTAGAACTCAACTTGAAAAGCGATTTCATCCGCAAATATTGGAAGCCTTGGCTCATAATGGCATTAATGCCCCGTCTATTTCCTATAACGTCGAATCTAGCAATAAAAAACCGCGCGTTAATCGTGAAGTTGATAAAAGTGGGCAACAAGAACCAGCAAAGCCGCTGATTCTACCGTCGAAAAAATCTCATTCTAGTAATCTTAATCCCAGGTATACCTTTGACAACTTCATCGTTGGCTCGAGTAATGACTTGGCCTATGCTGCCTGCCAAGCGGTCGCGGCACACCCAGGAGAAAAATATAATCCGCTCTATCTTTACGGCGGCTCTGGACTTGGTAAAACTCACTTAATGCAGGCTGTTGGCAACGAGATAGTTAAAAAACAACCTTCGGCGCGCGTGCTTTACATCACTACAGAAACGTTTGTTAATGAGTTTCTGGATTCTATTCGTTTCAAGAAAAAAGGTTTTTCTGATAAATATCGCAATGTCGATGTATTGATTGTCGATGATATGCAATTTATCGCTGGGAAAGAAAAAACTCAGGACGAATTTTTCCATACATTTAACGATCTTCATCAGAACAACAAGCAAATTATCATTAGCTCAGACAAACCGCCAAAAAGTATCCCTACTCTAACCGATCGTTTGCGTAGTCGATTTGAATGGGGTATGGCAATTGATATTCAGATGCCTGATTATGAAACTCGTTGCGCTATTGTTAAAGCGAAAGCCGAACTCAGCAACACTGAACTAGATTCCGATGTTGTAGAATATCTGGCGACCAACTTTAAGACAAACATTCGCGAACTGGAAGGCGCTTTGAATCGATTGCTGGCTTACGCGGAAATGCAGAATTTCACTCCTGATTTAGCGGCGGCTGAAGGAATCTTGGGAGATATTAAACGCAATAGACCGCAACATATAACCGCCAAACAAATAATTGATAAGACGGCGCGCTATTATAATATTGACGTAAAAGATATGTGTTCATCCAGGCGAGATAAATTTATCGCGATGCCAAGACAAATTGCGATGTTCCTTCTGCGTAGCGAACTGAAAATGAGTTTTCCGAAAATCGCCCAAGAGCTTGGACGAAAAGACCACACGACCGCTATGCATTCAATTGAGAAGATTACTAAAGAAAGCCTTACAAATGTCAGTATTCGCGAACAAATTAACGACATTAAGGATAAATTATATGTTCATTAA
- the rpmH gene encoding 50S ribosomal protein L34, protein MPKRTFQPHTRHRAKTHGFRARVSTKAGRLVLKRRRLKGRAKIAI, encoded by the coding sequence ATGCCAAAGCGAACATTTCAACCACACACCCGACACCGTGCAAAGACGCATGGTTTTAGGGCACGAGTTTCTACCAAGGCTGGTAGGCTGGTTTTGAAGCGCCGCCGCCTAAAGGGTCGCGCTAAAATTGCTATTTAA
- the rnpA gene encoding ribonuclease P protein component, whose protein sequence is MLQQCNRFHGHGSLKFVYKNGQAVRSSIATIKYVKNPYRNHSRFAVVVSKKVLKSAVRRNRIRRRVYEIIRLELPSMKNDQDVAVIIFSAEVLLMPHKDLKQTIKNLFSQAQLYK, encoded by the coding sequence ATGTTACAACAATGTAATCGGTTTCATGGTCATGGCAGTCTTAAGTTTGTCTATAAAAATGGACAGGCGGTTCGTTCGTCTATAGCCACGATAAAATATGTGAAGAATCCGTATCGAAATCACAGCAGATTTGCGGTTGTTGTTAGTAAAAAAGTCCTAAAATCAGCGGTGCGTCGGAATCGTATACGTCGACGTGTTTATGAAATTATTCGCCTGGAACTTCCTAGTATGAAAAACGATCAAGACGTGGCTGTTATTATATTTTCGGCGGAAGTTTTATTGATGCCACATAAAGACTTGAAACAGACAATAAAGAATCTTTTCTCTCAAGCTCAACTGTATAAATAG
- a CDS encoding YidC/Oxa1 family membrane protein insertase: protein MSFFDEFIVRPILNLLMAIYSLIPDFGVSVIIFTIIVRLLLWPLIKKQLHQAKAMRKMQPELMKIKKQYAKNPQMRNLAMVELYKKHNVSAFGSIGVMIIQLPILIAMYRVVQIFVSSRADLGKYVYDFMKNLPVANNLVNNPDQFNQNFLGIIDLTQHAISKNGIVVGLVILATVAAYLQYLTSKQLSPQSDSNRKLRDILAEAGDGKEADQAEVNAIMTRKMMKFMPVMMFFVIVYLPAALALYLTTASAVGYLQNYIIFKQDSKEMQEIADKKSSQKSKASTKIDKRVKKATEARITRIKAKD from the coding sequence ATGAGTTTTTTTGATGAGTTTATTGTTCGACCGATTTTAAATTTGTTAATGGCTATTTATAGTCTAATTCCGGATTTTGGTGTTAGTGTCATTATCTTTACGATTATTGTAAGACTTTTACTTTGGCCGCTAATTAAGAAGCAACTTCATCAAGCAAAGGCGATGCGTAAAATGCAGCCAGAGTTGATGAAGATCAAAAAACAGTACGCGAAAAATCCACAAATGCGTAACTTAGCGATGGTGGAGCTTTATAAAAAACACAACGTCAGTGCCTTTGGTTCAATTGGCGTTATGATTATTCAGCTGCCGATTTTGATTGCGATGTATCGAGTGGTGCAGATTTTTGTTTCCAGTCGCGCTGATCTAGGAAAATACGTTTATGATTTCATGAAAAATCTGCCGGTTGCTAATAATTTAGTGAATAATCCGGATCAATTTAATCAGAATTTCCTGGGAATTATAGATTTGACGCAACACGCGATATCAAAGAATGGAATTGTTGTTGGCTTGGTTATTTTGGCGACAGTCGCGGCATATTTGCAATATTTAACTTCAAAACAATTGTCGCCCCAATCTGACAGCAATCGTAAGTTGCGTGACATTTTAGCTGAGGCTGGCGATGGAAAAGAAGCAGATCAGGCAGAAGTAAATGCCATTATGACACGAAAAATGATGAAATTTATGCCAGTAATGATGTTCTTCGTGATTGTGTATTTGCCGGCAGCTTTGGCGCTTTATTTGACGACGGCTAGTGCCGTGGGATACCTCCAGAACTATATCATCTTCAAGCAAGACTCTAAAGAAATGCAAGAAATTGCAGATAAAAAATCATCCCAAAAATCTAAAGCATCGACAAAAATCGATAAACGTGTTAAAAAGGCTACAGAGGCTAGGATAACTCGGATCAAGGCTAAGGATTAA
- a CDS encoding Jag family protein, translated as MDQIETVEFVKKYLEDLLTFFDLNLEVSVKIEDGIVIASIPHSERSSILIGRNAETLRSIQSLLSTALHHKEASTVRVNLDIADYKKQHAEKIAEKARGWIEEVRRTGESKVVDLNAADRWTVHHLAGEYSDIDTHSEGEGRERRLIISQKSS; from the coding sequence ATGGACCAAATTGAAACGGTTGAATTTGTAAAAAAATATTTAGAGGATTTGCTAACGTTCTTTGACTTGAATCTGGAAGTTTCAGTAAAAATCGAAGATGGAATTGTTATAGCTTCAATTCCACATAGCGAGCGAAGCAGTATTTTAATTGGTAGAAATGCGGAAACACTGCGTAGTATTCAGAGCCTTTTGTCGACAGCTCTTCATCATAAAGAAGCGTCAACTGTTCGGGTGAATTTGGACATTGCAGACTATAAAAAGCAGCACGCTGAAAAAATTGCCGAAAAGGCGCGCGGCTGGATTGAGGAAGTTCGACGAACTGGCGAATCGAAGGTGGTGGACTTGAACGCCGCCGATCGCTGGACAGTGCATCACTTGGCTGGTGAATATAGCGATATTGATACGCATTCTGAAGGTGAAGGTCGCGAACGACGGTTGATTATTAGTCAGAAGAGTTCTTAG
- a CDS encoding GtrA family protein, protein MQEILKKHADKLRFLIVGSTNTVLDFGILFSLTIFLNIPKEFANFISTFVAFLFSFFANKKYTFKSTSQNLKKQFLLFAAVTLFGLWVIQTIVIATVTPIFISFGLNKSLALLISKLAATAVSLVWNYVLYSRIIFKDAKNSSD, encoded by the coding sequence GTGCAGGAAATATTAAAAAAACACGCCGATAAATTAAGATTTCTTATCGTCGGCAGTACTAATACGGTACTAGATTTTGGCATACTTTTTAGTCTAACAATCTTCTTAAATATTCCAAAAGAGTTTGCTAATTTTATATCAACATTCGTTGCCTTTTTGTTCTCATTTTTTGCAAATAAAAAATACACTTTCAAGTCAACATCCCAAAACTTGAAAAAACAATTTCTTTTATTCGCGGCAGTTACGCTATTCGGTTTATGGGTAATTCAAACAATTGTTATCGCTACTGTTACACCAATATTTATAAGCTTCGGATTAAACAAATCACTTGCCCTATTAATTAGCAAGCTAGCTGCCACGGCAGTCAGTCTCGTTTGGAATTATGTTCTATATTCCAGAATAATCTTTAAAGATGCTAAGAACTCTTCTGACTAA
- a CDS encoding glycosyltransferase family 2 protein: MKTITLLIPVYNEESVLSQLFRRLDEFTKNTSNYQFEFLFINDGSTDKSFSIIAEQSKKDSRISYINLSRNFGKEIAMIAGIDHIKSDALVIIDADLQDPPELIQEMISYWEDGYDDVYARRNNRQGETWLKKKTSQWYYRILQKSTNIPIQVDTGDFRLLDRRCIEALQKFRESQRNTKAIFSWIGYKKKEIFYDRDPRLAGQTKWNYRKLLNLAIDGITSFTTAPLRMATIFGFIISFIAFVWIIYLLVRPLFGVSTGAGYSSLMAVILFLGGVQLLSLGIIGEYVGRIFIETKNRPLYLIEEYRAGNIKKTRR, from the coding sequence ATGAAAACCATCACTCTTCTCATTCCTGTCTACAACGAAGAATCCGTTTTGTCGCAACTATTTAGACGCTTGGACGAATTTACAAAAAATACGTCCAATTATCAATTTGAATTTCTATTTATAAACGACGGCAGCACCGATAAATCTTTTTCAATCATAGCCGAGCAATCAAAAAAAGATTCTCGAATTAGCTATATAAATCTATCGCGAAACTTCGGTAAGGAAATTGCCATGATAGCTGGAATTGACCACATAAAAAGTGACGCTCTGGTGATTATCGATGCAGATTTGCAAGACCCACCGGAACTCATCCAGGAAATGATTTCGTATTGGGAAGATGGTTATGACGATGTCTATGCTCGCCGTAACAATCGACAAGGCGAAACCTGGCTAAAGAAGAAAACCAGCCAATGGTATTACAGAATATTGCAGAAATCGACCAACATCCCCATTCAGGTTGACACTGGAGATTTTCGCTTGCTGGATCGCCGATGTATTGAGGCTTTACAAAAATTCCGCGAATCTCAGCGTAACACAAAAGCAATTTTCAGCTGGATTGGATATAAGAAAAAAGAGATATTTTATGATCGCGATCCCAGATTAGCTGGTCAAACCAAGTGGAATTACCGGAAATTACTAAACTTAGCAATCGACGGAATCACCAGTTTTACTACTGCACCACTACGAATGGCAACTATCTTTGGATTCATCATTTCGTTTATTGCTTTTGTCTGGATTATATATCTTTTAGTTCGCCCTTTGTTCGGAGTTTCCACCGGAGCTGGCTATTCTTCCTTAATGGCAGTCATCCTATTCCTCGGAGGAGTTCAGTTATTATCCCTGGGCATAATTGGCGAATACGTAGGACGGATATTTATTGAGACAAAAAACAGACCATTATATTTAATAGAGGAGTATCGTGCAGGAAATATTAAAAAAACACGCCGATAA
- a CDS encoding glycosyltransferase family 2 protein: protein MNRLAIIVLNWNGSDDAIECVDSLIKQTLKPTIIIVDNNSSDNSVTVFEEYISSHKKEKIILLKNSDNLGFAGGINTGLIYALKNNFEYIGVLNPDAIADKNWCEALVYQLSKYPECGIATGILQRRNSKILDTTGDFYTTWGLPGPRNRDEPIKNAPTKPGEIFGATGGGAIYRVKIFDDIDMFDEDFFMYYEDVDLSFRAQLAGWKVRFTPKAIAYHKVGASSKKVPGLAVYNTFKNLPLVFIKNVPGKLFWYIGVRFLLTYWLIFASAIRHGNGWPAFKGTLVSIVHKPAAYKKRLYIQKNRKVSVDYIHSIIHDGPLPNQTGLLKFKHFFRIK, encoded by the coding sequence ATGAATAGACTTGCAATTATAGTTCTTAACTGGAACGGATCCGACGACGCCATAGAGTGCGTTGATTCATTAATAAAACAAACCCTAAAACCTACTATTATTATAGTAGATAATAATAGTAGCGACAATTCTGTTACTGTATTTGAAGAATATATATCGTCGCATAAAAAAGAAAAGATTATTTTGCTCAAAAACTCAGACAATCTAGGATTCGCGGGAGGAATTAATACAGGATTAATCTACGCCCTAAAAAACAACTTTGAATATATTGGAGTGCTTAATCCGGATGCGATAGCTGATAAAAACTGGTGTGAAGCTCTCGTTTATCAATTATCAAAATACCCAGAATGCGGAATTGCTACTGGAATTCTACAAAGACGCAATAGCAAGATTCTTGACACAACTGGAGATTTTTACACAACGTGGGGACTTCCTGGACCAAGAAACCGTGACGAGCCCATAAAAAACGCGCCAACTAAGCCTGGAGAAATATTTGGTGCAACTGGCGGCGGGGCTATTTATCGTGTAAAAATCTTTGATGATATAGATATGTTTGACGAAGATTTCTTCATGTATTATGAAGATGTCGACTTAAGCTTCCGAGCGCAATTAGCAGGCTGGAAAGTTCGCTTCACACCCAAGGCTATCGCTTATCACAAGGTTGGCGCTAGTAGTAAAAAAGTTCCCGGATTAGCTGTCTACAATACTTTTAAAAACTTGCCGTTAGTCTTCATTAAAAATGTTCCGGGTAAACTATTTTGGTATATCGGTGTACGATTCTTGCTGACATATTGGTTGATTTTTGCTAGCGCAATCCGTCACGGCAACGGTTGGCCTGCATTCAAAGGCACTTTAGTATCAATCGTCCACAAACCAGCAGCTTATAAAAAACGTCTTTATATCCAAAAAAATCGTAAGGTTTCCGTCGACTATATTCATAGTATTATTCACGATGGACCACTACCAAATCAAACTGGATTATTAAAATTTAAGCATTTTTTCAGAATAAAATAA
- a CDS encoding ABC transporter permease: MWKSLNLLDHRNIILLRELIVTDFKLRYQGSVLGYVWSVLKPLFLFAILYVVFVHILRLDRGIPHFPVTMLLGIVLWSFFTEATSNGLGSIVNRGDLIRKLNFPKYIIVISGTVSSLINLFINLGVVLIFILLNGVSLSWTALLIVPLIIELYIFSLGIALLLSVFNVKYRDTSYIWEIFLQAAFYAAPIIYPIQMALERSRVAAELLFMNPVTQIIQDARYALINQDGSIIRSTDLIHDWRIIFPWIVIIVTVILGIYCFSKRSRYFAEDI; encoded by the coding sequence ATGTGGAAGTCTTTAAATCTCTTAGATCATCGAAATATTATACTATTGAGAGAACTTATTGTAACTGATTTTAAACTTAGATATCAGGGTTCGGTTTTAGGTTACGTATGGAGCGTGTTAAAACCATTATTCTTGTTTGCTATTTTATATGTAGTTTTTGTTCACATACTACGCTTAGATAGAGGAATACCGCATTTTCCTGTGACTATGTTATTAGGTATTGTTTTATGGTCGTTTTTTACAGAGGCAACAAGCAATGGTCTGGGGTCTATAGTAAATAGAGGAGACTTAATCAGAAAATTAAATTTTCCAAAATATATAATTGTAATTTCAGGAACGGTTTCATCATTAATTAATTTATTTATTAATCTTGGTGTAGTTTTAATATTTATTCTACTGAATGGCGTAAGTCTTTCCTGGACTGCATTATTAATAGTGCCGCTTATTATTGAACTATACATATTTTCATTAGGTATAGCTTTATTGCTGTCTGTATTTAATGTAAAGTATCGTGATACTAGTTATATATGGGAAATATTTTTACAGGCAGCTTTTTATGCAGCCCCAATTATTTATCCAATACAGATGGCCTTGGAGCGTAGTCGTGTAGCTGCAGAATTATTATTTATGAACCCAGTTACACAGATAATCCAAGATGCAAGGTATGCTTTGATAAATCAAGATGGGTCAATTATTAGATCTACCGATTTAATACATGACTGGCGTATTATTTTTCCATGGATAGTAATCATTGTTACGGTAATATTAGGAATTTATTGTTTTTCTAAGAGATCACGATATTTTGCGGAGGATATTTAA
- a CDS encoding ABC transporter ATP-binding protein: protein MAKNNAVEIVNVTKTFKIPIEAITMLKQKVVGFLLRKKGYRDFTPLKEISFNIKEGDFFGIVGKNGSGKSTLLKLIAGIYTPNEGSIHTKGKLVPFIELGVGFNPELSGRDNVYLNGALLGFSRKEVDSMYDEIVEFAEMRDFMEEKLKNYSSGMQVRLAFSIAIKAKGDILMLDEVLAVGDEAFQKKCYAYFDKLKREKKTVILVTHDMGAVERFCNKAVLLEDGKIKMQGKPHMVAAAYSISNELEHAKTHKFDRTSAPFDVSIYNSKGIESSSFEYNESITIKLSWKQEGVKNVGVAIFRENGEYVFGPNTYQDKYSIKHENRAEYTVKLNLNEGDYFIKVGLTGARDIDTIAFIEEGPHFSVQRDYDGGRWGGVTKLDHKWK from the coding sequence ATGGCAAAAAATAATGCGGTTGAAATTGTTAACGTAACCAAGACATTTAAAATTCCAATTGAAGCAATAACAATGCTAAAACAGAAAGTAGTAGGATTTTTACTGAGAAAAAAAGGATATAGAGATTTTACGCCGTTAAAAGAAATATCTTTTAATATAAAGGAAGGTGATTTCTTTGGAATAGTTGGAAAAAATGGATCTGGTAAAAGTACCTTATTAAAATTAATAGCGGGTATTTATACGCCCAATGAAGGCAGTATTCACACGAAGGGAAAGCTTGTTCCGTTTATAGAGCTTGGCGTTGGTTTTAATCCTGAGCTGTCCGGTAGGGATAATGTGTATCTAAATGGTGCTTTGTTGGGATTCAGTCGAAAAGAAGTTGACTCTATGTATGATGAAATTGTCGAATTTGCTGAGATGCGTGACTTCATGGAGGAAAAGTTGAAGAATTATTCGAGCGGCATGCAAGTACGTCTAGCGTTTTCGATTGCTATAAAAGCTAAAGGCGATATTTTAATGCTTGATGAAGTTTTGGCGGTTGGAGATGAAGCTTTTCAGAAAAAATGTTATGCATATTTTGATAAATTAAAACGTGAAAAAAAGACCGTAATACTTGTGACTCATGACATGGGTGCTGTGGAACGTTTTTGTAATAAAGCAGTACTACTTGAGGATGGTAAAATAAAGATGCAAGGTAAACCTCATATGGTTGCTGCTGCGTATAGTATTAGTAATGAGCTAGAACATGCTAAGACTCATAAATTTGACCGGACGTCTGCACCTTTTGATGTAAGCATATATAATAGCAAAGGTATCGAAAGTAGTTCTTTTGAGTATAACGAATCTATTACTATAAAGTTATCTTGGAAACAAGAGGGCGTTAAGAACGTTGGAGTTGCTATATTCAGAGAAAATGGAGAATATGTATTTGGTCCTAATACATATCAAGATAAATATAGTATTAAGCATGAGAATAGAGCGGAATATACAGTCAAACTAAATCTTAACGAGGGTGACTATTTTATAAAAGTTGGATTAACTGGAGCAAGAGACATAGATACGATAGCCTTTATAGAAGAAGGTCCTCATTTTTCAGTTCAGCGAGATTACGATGGCGGCCGTTGGGGTGGTGTAACCAAGCTAGATCATAAATGGAAGTAA